From the unidentified bacterial endosymbiont genome, one window contains:
- the dcp gene encoding peptidyl-dipeptidase Dcp, protein MSDNNPLFESSLLPYQAPRFDEINDSHYRPAFDKAMRQKRAEVDAIVAQDAAADFSNTVLALEKSGAMLSRVCSVFFAMASAHTNDDLQALDEAFSTELAALANDIWLNDTLFSRVESVWQERTALDTESRRLVEEIYQRFVLSGARLNSAEKAELKALNTASAALTSQFNQRLLAANKAGGLVVDYAHQLEGLSPDEKATAAQAAAEKGLNDRWLIPLLNTTQQPALSLLKNRQTRQNLFHAGWERTQKGDENDTRELVCRLTALRARQAQLLGFEDYASWSTADQMAKTPAAALAFMRGIVPAARARAEREQADIQKVIDDEQGGFSVQVWDWSFYAERVRQRKYALDESQIKPYFALNTVLHDGVFWAASQLFGIRFVERFDLPVYHPDVRVWEIFDYTGEGMALFYGDYFARESKGGGAWMGNFVEQSFEFAARPVIYNVCNYQKPANGQPALLSWDDVMTLLHEFGHTLHGLFARQRYATLSGTNTPRDFVEFPSQINEHWASHPQVFAHYARHVETGEPMPEALLEKMLNTAQFNKGYDMTELLSAALLDMNWHGIRDAVSDVEAFEAAALEREGMDLPAIPPRYRSSYFAHIFGGGYAAGYYAYLWTQMLADDGYQWFVEQGGLTRENGQKFREAILSRGNSTDLAELYRNWRGHDPKIEPMLENRGLSA, encoded by the coding sequence ATGTCGGACAACAATCCCTTGTTTGAAAGCAGTTTGTTACCTTATCAGGCGCCGCGCTTTGATGAGATCAACGATAGCCACTATCGCCCGGCGTTCGATAAAGCGATGCGCCAGAAGCGGGCTGAGGTTGATGCTATCGTGGCGCAGGACGCGGCGGCGGATTTCAGCAATACCGTGCTGGCGCTGGAAAAAAGCGGAGCCATGCTGTCGCGTGTGTGCAGCGTTTTCTTCGCCATGGCCTCGGCACACACCAATGATGATTTACAGGCGCTGGACGAGGCGTTTTCCACCGAACTGGCAGCGCTGGCGAACGATATCTGGCTCAACGACACGCTCTTCTCCCGCGTGGAAAGCGTCTGGCAGGAGCGTACTGCGCTGGATACGGAATCCCGACGACTGGTGGAAGAGATCTATCAACGCTTTGTGCTCTCCGGCGCGCGCCTGAATAGCGCAGAAAAAGCGGAGCTGAAAGCGCTTAATACGGCGTCCGCCGCCCTGACCAGCCAGTTTAACCAGCGCTTGCTGGCTGCCAATAAAGCGGGTGGGTTAGTTGTCGATTACGCCCATCAGCTTGAGGGGTTAAGCCCGGACGAAAAAGCCACCGCGGCTCAGGCCGCGGCTGAAAAAGGGCTGAACGATCGTTGGCTGATCCCCTTGCTCAATACCACCCAACAGCCTGCGCTTTCGCTACTGAAGAACCGTCAGACGCGACAAAATCTCTTTCATGCCGGATGGGAACGCACCCAAAAGGGCGATGAAAACGATACCCGGGAGCTGGTTTGCCGCCTCACCGCTTTGCGTGCGCGTCAGGCACAGTTGCTGGGGTTCGAGGATTATGCAAGCTGGAGTACTGCCGATCAGATGGCGAAAACCCCCGCCGCCGCGCTGGCCTTTATGCGCGGTATTGTTCCGGCCGCGCGCGCGCGGGCAGAGCGTGAGCAGGCGGATATCCAGAAAGTGATTGATGACGAACAGGGTGGCTTTAGCGTACAGGTCTGGGACTGGTCGTTCTATGCCGAGCGCGTGCGGCAAAGAAAATATGCTCTGGATGAGTCGCAAATCAAACCCTACTTTGCCCTCAATACCGTGTTGCACGACGGCGTATTCTGGGCCGCCAGCCAGCTGTTTGGGATCCGCTTCGTCGAGCGGTTTGATCTTCCCGTCTATCACCCCGACGTTCGCGTATGGGAGATTTTCGACTACACCGGGGAGGGCATGGCTTTGTTCTACGGTGATTACTTCGCCCGCGAATCGAAAGGTGGCGGGGCGTGGATGGGGAATTTTGTCGAGCAATCCTTCGAGTTTGCCGCGCGTCCGGTCATCTATAACGTCTGTAACTATCAAAAACCGGCTAACGGACAGCCGGCACTGCTCTCCTGGGATGATGTGATGACGTTATTGCATGAATTTGGCCATACGCTGCACGGTCTGTTTGCCCGCCAGCGATACGCCACGCTTTCAGGCACCAATACGCCGCGTGATTTTGTAGAATTCCCCTCGCAAATTAACGAGCACTGGGCCAGCCATCCCCAGGTCTTTGCCCATTATGCCCGTCACGTTGAAACCGGTGAACCGATGCCGGAAGCCTTGCTGGAAAAAATGCTTAACACTGCGCAGTTCAATAAAGGCTACGACATGACGGAGCTGCTTAGCGCTGCGTTACTGGACATGAACTGGCATGGCATCCGCGATGCAGTAAGTGACGTCGAGGCGTTTGAAGCGGCAGCCCTGGAAAGAGAGGGGATGGATCTGCCCGCAATCCCACCGCGCTATCGCAGCAGCTACTTTGCCCATATCTTCGGCGGCGGCTACGCGGCGGGATATTACGCCTACCTGTGGACGCAGATGCTGGCCGACGATGGATACCAGTGGTTCGTCGAGCAGGGCGGATTAACGCGCGAGAACGGGCAAAAATTCCGCGAGGCGATACTGTCCCGCGGGAACAGCACTGATTTAGCTGAACTCTACCGG